From Triticum urartu cultivar G1812 chromosome 2, Tu2.1, whole genome shotgun sequence, a single genomic window includes:
- the LOC125541363 gene encoding histone H4-like: MSGRGKGAKGLGKGGAKRHRKILRDNIEGITKPAIRRLARRGGVKRIAGLVYGETRGVLHIFLEEVIRDVVAYTQHARRKTVTAMDVVFALKRHGRTLYGFGV; encoded by the coding sequence ATGTCTGGGCGCGGCAAGGGCGCTAAGGGGCTGGGCAAGGGCGGCGCCAAGCGCCACCGGAAGATCCTCCGCGACAACATCGAgggcatcaccaagccggcgatCCGGAGGCTGGCGAGGAGGGGCGGCGTGAAGCGCATCGCCGGCCTCGTCTACGGGGAGACCCGCGGCGTCCTCCATATCTTCCTCGAGGAAGTCATCCGCGACGTCGTCGCCTACACCCAGCACGCCCGCCGCAAGACCGTCACCGCCATGGACGTCGTCTTCGCGCTCAAGCGCCACGGCCGAACCCTCTACGGCTTCGGAGTCTAG